A genomic stretch from Aminobacter aminovorans includes:
- a CDS encoding DUF2282 domain-containing protein → MNRQTLALALAGSLATALTSSVFAAPLPAEKMVGMEKCYGISLKGQNDCAAGAGTTCAGTSTMDYQGNAWKAVPAGTCTTMDVGGHRGMLEPAKM, encoded by the coding sequence ATGAATCGCCAGACCCTCGCGCTCGCCCTTGCCGGCTCGCTCGCCACCGCACTGACCTCGTCGGTCTTTGCCGCTCCGCTGCCCGCCGAAAAAATGGTCGGCATGGAAAAGTGCTACGGCATTTCGCTCAAGGGCCAGAACGATTGCGCCGCCGGCGCCGGCACCACCTGCGCCGGCACCTCGACCATGGACTACCAGGGCAACGCCTGGAAGGCCGTGCCGGCCGGCACCTGCACGACGATGGACGTCGGCGGCCACAGGGGCATGCTCGAACCGGCAAAGATGTAA
- a CDS encoding sigma-70 family RNA polymerase sigma factor, protein MTRTDDAELARLFRAAISGDHSAYAMFLESVSQLVRGYCRRRIVHGGVDPEDVVQEVLLAIHLKRHTWRQDEAVTPWVYAIARYKLIDAFRRRGKRIEVDIADFAETLAEPEREEVGERDIGRALDGLAPVQRSVVASVSVEGASIGETANALGMTETAVRVALHRGLKAIARRFTQD, encoded by the coding sequence TTGACGAGGACGGATGATGCCGAACTCGCCCGGCTTTTCAGGGCGGCAATTTCAGGCGACCACAGCGCCTACGCGATGTTTCTCGAAAGCGTGAGCCAGCTGGTGCGCGGATACTGCCGCAGGCGTATCGTGCATGGTGGCGTTGACCCGGAGGATGTCGTGCAGGAGGTTCTGCTCGCGATTCATCTGAAGCGTCATACATGGCGTCAGGACGAGGCGGTGACGCCGTGGGTCTACGCCATCGCCCGCTACAAGCTGATCGACGCTTTCCGCCGTCGCGGCAAGCGTATCGAAGTCGATATCGCAGACTTTGCCGAAACCCTTGCCGAGCCCGAACGGGAAGAGGTTGGCGAGCGCGACATCGGCCGTGCGCTCGACGGATTGGCGCCGGTGCAGCGCAGTGTCGTTGCCTCGGTTTCGGTCGAGGGCGCTTCGATCGGCGAAACCGCCAATGCGCTTGGAATGACGGAGACGGCCGTGCGGGTGGCACTGCATCGCGGCCTCAAGGCGATCGCGCGTCGCTTCACACAGGACTGA
- a CDS encoding FAD-dependent oxidoreductase: MNWTEKDKKLGMDRAISRRDFMDGVAMAIGGALALRAMGPGRAHAQAGPVAYPPAAGGLRGQTDAAQNVMHAVRDGTYWSDAGPVTDSAESYDLVVVGAGISGLAAAHAFRKQAGLDKRVLIIDPLEDFGGHAMRNEFTASNGAKLIGYGGSQSMQTPSYFSPAVNALLADIGIEPKRFETFYDQKWSDDRGLTGAIFFSKEQWGEDKLVIRKGKPAEWVAETPLKDKAKADLIQLMEAPGDYLPGLSREQRLEKLSEITYRAFLLDHAKVDPEVADYFATSTNGYFGVGIDAASALDARANGNPGFDSMDLGEAVSKYNSPSGRLAFTDPDDYIYHFPDGNAGIARALVRALVPSALAGTTMEDLVTETVDYSALDKPENPVRIRLNSTVVKVAHDGAPDSAGSVAVTYADIKGKPVSVKAGHVVLACWHRVIPYLTNELGTEQIAALNDQQKVPLIYTNVQLRNWEAFDKLKIDGFRARGDFWSGADIDFPVSMGAYKFADKPGDPVVLHLSKVMTSPGLAPREQALAGRRALLTLSFEEMERSIRDLLGRALSGGGFDPARDIEAITCNRWSHGYAYEYMRPGDRFWPDGPLPIEAARKPWGRIAIANADSGAYAYAHSAIDQGVRAVRDLLGTPEGAPDYARFPGPPAEKIGL, from the coding sequence ATGAACTGGACTGAAAAGGACAAGAAACTGGGTATGGATCGCGCCATATCCAGGCGCGATTTCATGGACGGCGTGGCGATGGCGATCGGCGGTGCCTTGGCGTTGCGCGCCATGGGCCCCGGCCGGGCGCATGCCCAAGCCGGCCCCGTTGCCTACCCGCCCGCCGCTGGCGGCCTGCGAGGCCAGACCGATGCTGCCCAGAATGTCATGCATGCCGTCCGCGACGGCACCTACTGGTCCGATGCCGGCCCGGTCACTGATAGCGCCGAGAGCTACGACCTGGTGGTCGTAGGTGCGGGCATTTCGGGCCTTGCCGCCGCTCACGCCTTCCGCAAGCAGGCCGGCCTCGACAAGCGCGTGCTGATCATCGATCCGCTCGAGGATTTTGGCGGCCACGCCATGCGCAACGAATTCACCGCCTCGAACGGCGCCAAACTCATCGGCTATGGCGGCAGCCAGTCGATGCAGACGCCGAGCTACTTCAGCCCGGCCGTCAACGCGCTGCTCGCGGACATCGGCATCGAGCCGAAACGCTTCGAAACCTTCTACGACCAGAAATGGTCCGACGATCGCGGGCTTACGGGCGCCATCTTCTTCTCGAAGGAGCAGTGGGGCGAAGACAAGCTGGTCATCCGCAAGGGCAAGCCGGCTGAGTGGGTGGCCGAGACGCCGCTCAAGGACAAGGCCAAGGCCGACCTGATCCAGCTTATGGAAGCGCCCGGAGACTATCTGCCCGGCCTGAGCCGCGAGCAGCGCCTGGAGAAGCTGTCGGAGATCACCTACAGGGCGTTCCTGCTCGACCACGCCAAGGTCGACCCTGAGGTCGCCGACTATTTCGCGACCTCCACCAACGGCTATTTCGGCGTCGGCATCGATGCCGCGAGCGCGCTCGACGCGCGCGCCAACGGCAATCCGGGCTTCGACAGCATGGATCTCGGCGAAGCCGTGTCGAAATACAACAGCCCGTCCGGCCGTCTCGCCTTCACCGACCCCGACGACTACATCTACCATTTCCCCGACGGCAATGCCGGCATCGCCCGCGCTCTGGTACGCGCGCTGGTGCCAAGCGCGCTCGCTGGCACGACAATGGAAGATCTGGTCACCGAAACCGTCGACTATTCAGCCCTCGACAAGCCGGAAAACCCTGTCCGCATCAGACTGAATTCGACAGTCGTCAAGGTCGCGCATGATGGCGCCCCAGACAGTGCCGGTTCGGTCGCCGTCACCTATGCCGATATCAAGGGCAAGCCGGTCAGCGTCAAGGCCGGGCACGTCGTGCTCGCCTGCTGGCACCGCGTCATTCCCTATCTCACCAACGAACTCGGCACTGAGCAGATAGCTGCCCTCAACGACCAGCAGAAGGTGCCGCTGATCTACACCAACGTCCAGCTCCGCAATTGGGAGGCATTCGACAAGCTCAAGATCGACGGCTTCAGGGCGCGCGGCGATTTCTGGAGCGGTGCCGACATCGATTTTCCCGTTTCGATGGGCGCCTACAAATTTGCTGACAAGCCGGGCGATCCTGTCGTCCTGCATTTGTCCAAGGTGATGACCAGCCCGGGCCTTGCCCCGCGCGAACAGGCGCTGGCCGGGCGGCGCGCGCTGTTGACGTTGAGCTTCGAGGAAATGGAACGTTCGATCCGCGATCTGCTCGGCCGCGCCCTGTCAGGCGGCGGCTTCGACCCCGCCCGCGACATCGAGGCCATCACCTGCAATCGCTGGTCGCACGGCTACGCCTACGAATACATGCGTCCGGGCGACCGCTTCTGGCCCGATGGCCCGCTGCCCATCGAAGCCGCGCGCAAGCCCTGGGGCCGCATCGCAATCGCCAACGCCGACAGCGGCGCTTACGCCTACGCCCATTCGGCGATCGACCAGGGCGTCCGCGCGGTGCGTGATTTGCTCGGCACGCCGGAAGGCGCCCCGGACTACGCGCGCTTCCCGGGGCCGCCGGCGGAGAAGATCGGACTCTGA
- a CDS encoding NrsF family protein has protein sequence METKDLIKAISCDAAAARRSFGTLLLAAFVVASVIAAIVFSIVAGPRADFAAAAETWRFLLKFVVTLALVGTTAALALSLARPGARLGMRLGLLAVAPTILLGAILVELTTIPSAEWATRLVGTNARICLTLIPLIGLGPLAVLLTAMRQGAPTRPSLAGAACGLLAGGLAATLYAAHCFDDSPFFVATWYTLAIAILTAVGAIAGRYALRW, from the coding sequence ATGGAAACGAAGGATCTCATCAAGGCGATTTCCTGCGACGCGGCAGCAGCCCGGCGTTCGTTCGGCACACTGCTGCTCGCCGCCTTCGTCGTGGCGAGCGTCATTGCCGCTATCGTCTTTTCCATCGTCGCCGGCCCGCGCGCCGATTTTGCCGCCGCCGCCGAAACCTGGCGCTTCCTGCTCAAATTCGTCGTCACCCTGGCGCTGGTTGGCACTACGGCCGCGCTGGCGTTGAGCCTTGCCCGCCCCGGTGCACGCCTCGGCATGCGGCTCGGCCTGCTCGCCGTGGCGCCGACCATCCTGCTCGGCGCCATCCTCGTCGAGCTCACCACAATCCCGTCGGCCGAATGGGCGACAAGGCTCGTCGGTACCAATGCCCGTATCTGCCTGACGCTGATCCCGCTCATCGGCCTCGGCCCGCTCGCGGTCCTGCTCACCGCCATGCGCCAGGGCGCGCCGACGCGTCCCAGCCTCGCTGGTGCCGCCTGCGGCCTGCTTGCCGGCGGCCTTGCCGCCACGCTTTATGCCGCGCATTGCTTCGATGACTCGCCGTTCTTCGTCGCCACCTGGTACACGCTGGCCATCGCCATCCTGACCGCCGTCGGCGCCATCGCTGGGCGCTACGCGTTGCGCTGGTAG
- a CDS encoding CDGSH iron-sulfur domain-containing protein yields the protein MAKGMVEGEKIDVGFSGRRCIHSRNCVLANPHVFEPNAPGEWIHPDAASVEQIVAIAESCPSGAITYRRRDGGPAEAPPVVNTVRIRENGPLALHAEIVFNGETFHRATLCRCGASENKPFCDGSHTKTGFAATGEPALKESQPLAVRDGPLVVTPQANGNLKLEGNVEIVTGTGHTIDRATKVWLCRCGQSANKPWCDNTHKSVSWSTEGR from the coding sequence ATGGCCAAGGGCATGGTCGAGGGCGAGAAGATCGATGTCGGTTTTTCCGGTCGTCGCTGCATCCATTCGCGCAACTGCGTTCTCGCCAATCCGCATGTCTTCGAGCCCAATGCGCCGGGCGAGTGGATCCATCCCGACGCGGCGTCTGTCGAGCAGATCGTGGCGATCGCCGAAAGCTGTCCTTCGGGCGCCATCACCTATCGCCGCAGGGATGGCGGGCCGGCTGAGGCGCCGCCGGTGGTCAACACCGTTCGCATCCGCGAGAACGGGCCGCTCGCCCTGCATGCCGAGATCGTCTTCAATGGCGAGACCTTCCATCGCGCCACCTTGTGTCGCTGCGGCGCCTCTGAGAACAAGCCGTTCTGCGACGGCAGCCACACCAAGACCGGCTTTGCCGCGACCGGCGAGCCGGCGCTGAAGGAAAGCCAGCCGCTCGCCGTCCGCGACGGCCCGCTGGTCGTCACGCCGCAGGCCAATGGCAACCTCAAGCTCGAGGGCAATGTCGAGATCGTCACCGGCACCGGCCACACGATCGACCGCGCGACAAAAGTCTGGCTTTGCCGCTGCGGCCAGTCGGCCAACAAGCCCTGGTGCGACAACACCCACAAGAGCGTGTCGTGGTCGACCGAAGGTCGATGA
- the lepA gene encoding translation elongation factor 4 has protein sequence MTTPLDHIRNFSIVAHIDHGKSTLADRLIQSTGGLELREMTEQVLDNMDIERERGITIKAQTVRLNYRANNGEDYILNLIDTPGHVDFAYEVSRSLSACEGSLLVVDASQGVEAQTLANVYQAIDNNHEIVVVLNKIDLPAAEPERIKEQVEEVIGIDASQAVYISAKTGLGIPDVLEAIVTQLPPPREGDAEAPLKAMLVDSWYDTYLGVIVLVRIIDGKLKKGQTIRMMETNAKYLVERTGVFTPKMIQVDELGPGEFGFFTGSIKEVADTRVGDTITEDKRPTAKALPGFKPAQPVVFCGLFPVDAADFEDLRAAMGKLRLNDASFSFEMETSAALGFGFRCGFLGLLHLEIIQERLEREFNLDLIATAPSVVYRMNLNDGSVKELHNPADMPDVVKIAAIEEPWIRATILTPDDYLGSILKLCQERRGIQADLSYVGKRAMLVYDLPLNEVVFDFYDRLKSISKGYASFDYHLTDYREGDLVKMSILVNEEPVDALSMLVHRTAAEKRGRVMVEKLKELIPQHMFKIPIQAAIGGKVIARETISALRKDVTAKCYGGDVTRKRKLLEKQKEGKKRMRQFGKVDIPQEAFIQALKMGDN, from the coding sequence ATGACCACACCGCTCGACCACATCCGCAATTTCTCCATCGTTGCTCATATCGATCACGGCAAGTCGACGCTTGCCGACCGGCTGATCCAGTCCACCGGCGGACTGGAACTGCGCGAGATGACCGAGCAGGTCCTCGACAACATGGACATCGAGCGCGAGCGCGGCATCACCATCAAGGCCCAGACCGTTCGCCTCAACTACCGCGCCAACAATGGTGAGGATTACATCCTCAATCTGATCGACACGCCCGGCCACGTCGACTTCGCCTATGAAGTCTCGCGCTCGCTGTCGGCCTGCGAGGGATCGCTCCTCGTCGTCGACGCCAGCCAGGGCGTCGAGGCGCAGACGCTGGCAAACGTCTACCAGGCGATCGACAACAACCACGAGATCGTCGTCGTCCTCAACAAGATCGACCTGCCCGCTGCCGAGCCCGAGCGCATCAAGGAGCAGGTCGAGGAAGTCATCGGCATCGACGCATCGCAGGCCGTCTACATCTCGGCCAAGACTGGTCTCGGCATTCCCGACGTTCTGGAAGCGATCGTCACCCAGCTGCCGCCGCCGCGCGAAGGCGACGCCGAGGCGCCGCTCAAGGCGATGCTGGTCGACAGCTGGTACGACACCTATCTTGGCGTCATCGTTCTGGTCCGCATCATCGATGGCAAGCTCAAGAAGGGCCAGACCATCCGCATGATGGAGACCAATGCCAAGTACCTGGTCGAGCGCACCGGTGTCTTCACGCCCAAGATGATCCAGGTCGACGAGCTCGGCCCAGGTGAGTTCGGCTTCTTCACCGGCTCGATCAAGGAAGTGGCCGACACCCGCGTCGGCGACACCATCACCGAGGACAAGCGCCCGACCGCCAAGGCCCTGCCGGGCTTCAAGCCGGCCCAGCCTGTGGTGTTCTGCGGCCTGTTCCCGGTCGACGCCGCCGACTTCGAAGACCTGCGCGCTGCCATGGGCAAGCTCCGCCTCAACGACGCCAGCTTCTCCTTCGAGATGGAAACCTCGGCCGCACTCGGCTTCGGCTTCCGCTGTGGCTTCCTCGGCCTGCTCCACCTCGAGATCATCCAGGAGCGGCTCGAGCGCGAATTCAACCTCGACCTCATCGCCACCGCCCCCAGCGTCGTCTACCGCATGAACCTCAATGACGGCTCGGTCAAGGAACTGCACAATCCCGCCGACATGCCCGACGTGGTCAAGATCGCTGCGATCGAGGAGCCGTGGATCCGTGCCACCATCCTCACCCCTGACGACTATCTCGGCTCGATCCTGAAACTGTGCCAGGAGCGCCGCGGCATCCAGGCCGACCTCAGCTATGTCGGCAAGCGCGCCATGCTGGTCTACGACCTGCCGCTCAACGAGGTCGTGTTCGACTTCTACGACCGGCTGAAGTCAATCTCCAAGGGATACGCCTCGTTCGACTACCACCTCACCGACTATCGCGAAGGCGACCTCGTCAAGATGTCGATCCTGGTCAACGAGGAGCCGGTCGACGCGCTGTCGATGCTGGTCCACCGCACCGCCGCCGAAAAGCGCGGCCGCGTCATGGTCGAGAAGCTGAAGGAGCTGATCCCTCAGCACATGTTCAAGATCCCGATCCAGGCGGCGATCGGCGGCAAGGTCATTGCCCGCGAAACGATTTCCGCCCTACGCAAGGACGTCACCGCCAAGTGCTACGGCGGCGACGTCACCCGCAAGCGCAAGCTGCTCGAGAAGCAGAAAGAGGGCAAGAAGCGCATGCGCCAGTTCGGCAAGGTCGATATCCCGCAGGAAGCCTTCATCCAGGCGCTCAAGATGGGCGACAACTAA